Below is a window of Musa acuminata AAA Group cultivar baxijiao chromosome BXJ3-11, Cavendish_Baxijiao_AAA, whole genome shotgun sequence DNA.
AacattattagaagaaaattagaaaaaatcATCAGTTATATCACTATAACAAATGGGAAGTCACAACAAGTAATATTTGATTGAACGATATAGGCAACTATATGCGAAATTAATAACGATTCAGCTATTCTAGTTAAAGATCCGGTGGATGAACATGCAACAATTAATCAACAGCATTTCCTTCTCTAATTATTTCACCCTTGTGAGTCATATAAGAAAAGGGGATCATATATGAACATCCATCCATGTCTGCTATTTTAAACAAGCAGTTTTATTCTACTTCTAGTTATTTTGATGAAAAATGCATCAGACGCCAGATCCAAACCGTCATTTCTCGTGAAAAATATAGCAAACCCTAAACAACCAAACCAAACTCCGGGTgaaacaaacaaagaaaaaaataatcaagGGCTTATATCAAGAATATGAGCCGGTAGAAGCCAGATCCTTCGTTCACGCGAGAAATTGGACCAAGAATTAGAAACGAAATCAGCGCTTCAAGAAACGGGTAATTCGCTTCAAAGACATCAACACTTCAAGATCCTGAGAGAGTTGTCATCATAGGAAATCCGAAGAGGCCAATCAAGAAAACCGAGAATTGGAGCAAGAACTAGAACGAAACACCGTAAACTTCAAGAAACGGGCGATTCATCTCAGAGAGGTTGTTGCCTCCCTCTCGAGACACCAGCAGCAGAAGAATCAAGGGATGACATCAAGAATGAACCAAGATTCTTCCCTGCATGCAAAAGAACTCGAAGCGAGCAAACATACAATTCCACGGTCATTAAGAAACGGCGGATTCACTTGACGGGCGTTCATTCCTCCATCTCGACGGATGGCGTCGAAGCAACTGCGAGAGAGATTCTTGACAACGTGGTAGGCTAGGGGATCGAAGTGGGAAGAGATGAGAGGAGGAAGGGGACGAAATAGGAGAGCCGAGCGGAAATAATCGCCATCAAGAAGAGGAGGTTACATCATCCCTTCCCtacaggcagagagagagagataacggCCAGAAATGAAAGATGGTTACGATCTGAAGGGGGGAGCGTTTTATACACGTTATGGGTCGCAACAAACACACGCTAATTGGGTTTGTACTTCTTGACGCTTCTGCCGTGGAATGAATGGTATTCATTACGATTCCGAGTTTATGGTCGGATGAAATTTCGAATGTAATGACTAATCCGCGTGTATTCAATTTAGACTAAATCAGTTACATCAGGTCGATTATAACGTAAAAGAAGATATTAAATGGAATCTAAAAAGAatacaaatttaattttactgaAATTAAATCACAACAAATGGAAACAGAAAACTTTTACGAAAAGCATCTTTTTCTAACTTTATTTTCCTCGTAACTAAACGTTGTAACAAAAATTACAACGTTTAGAAATACTTCCTTCTATCTCTTCTTACTGACGAGGCAGACATTAGCAGGTTGACCCACGAGATTCCCAGGGACACTTGAAAGGTACAAGAAGTATACAAAGGCTACACAAACACCTTGCGAGCGTCATTGATACACTGTCATTACCACTCAAATAACAATTTGTCATTAGCCGCAGCATCACAAAGTCACTGATGATTCTCCATCCACCAACAGAAAAAATAGAAGCAACAGTTGCTCCTTGAAAAAGGAGTTCGAGTGAACTCCGCAGCGAGGCAGAAGAACACCGCCAGAAACTTAGACCGTGAGCTTCTGGGCAGTGGCGGTGTCCATATGCTGGAGATGTAGTGCAGCTAAAAGGCCACGCCAGGTTTCAGCTGGGCCACCGGTGACTTGTACATCCAAAAGCTTCTTCTGCTTCCTGTAGTATTCTTCCAGCAGCTGGATCTGTGGAAAATGTTAGAGGTCAAGAGCCGCTGAACATGTCTATGAGAAAACATCCAGGAAGTTAGAATATGTTGCGTAATGTTTGAATGGAAGGagtaaattttttctttaaaaattcaCTGAACATAGAAACTTGTGTATACTATTTATCTTGTCAGAAGGATGCACCAAGCTATGCAACAATAAAGAAAATTAGAGAACCACAATGTGATTATAACAAATCCCAATGACATGTGCTTTAACGCTGAACGGCTCACCTTATGATCTGACTTCAGAATGGATAGCTCGTAGTCTTCCTAATTACCAGTGAGAAACCAGAGGTAATAATAATCAGTCAAATCAAGTTGGCTCTACCCACAATGGACACCATCCCTGACCCTAACATAACCTATCTAACATTTAAACATGTGGAACTAAGACCGATCTAGACCTCAAAACTTGACTCATGCACATCaagaaaaaaaggcaaaaaaGAATAACAATAATAGTTGTTTTTTGAGGAATGAGAAAAATGAGATGGCATGTGGAGAAGAGTGACTTGAGGAGCTACAGCTACGTGGACAAATGGAAGCAGTGGCTAACAGGAGGCAGAGCAAAGCAATGCTGCAGATTAAGATAGATTGCAGCAGAAATGGACCATAGTGAATATTGAAGCATTGAGAATACATAAAACAAAAGCATAGAAGATAAGCTAAACAGGTAGGTAGTGGCACTTTAACATCTAGGGAGGTGATGGCAATTAGCTAGAAAGTGAGACAGAATAAAAGATCAAATAAGTAGAAATAAGACGGGAAAAGAGAGGTCAAAGGAATGGGCAGGAAAGGAAAGGTGAAGCTCAGATAAGCAGAGGAATTAGATTAAAAATGGTACGAGGACTGGAAAAGAGGATGAAACTAAGAGTTAGTAGCACTATCCTTTTTTTAGAGATCTGACTTGTCTATTAGAAGAACAGAATTGAATCtacatatacgtatacatatatgtacacacGCACATATAGAAAACTTGCTGGAGAATAAAGATTGGTTAAGCATCTGCGACACAAACAGAATGCCCAGTCAAGGGATTAGGCCAGAAAAGGAAACAAGTCAGACTCATGGGTTTATATCAGTCACAACCAGTAGTATTAAACATCCTCACACATGACAATTTCCCATATAGGTTTATGCAACCATGTGGCTGCCAACATGGTCGGAAGATACAGCCTTGTGTTCTTATCCATGGTCAATGTGTCTGGATAAAACTGTGGGCTAAACAGAATCCTCCATAACAAGTCCTCGCCACTCATTCCAGAGAGCAGAGTTTATCAATTAGCAATCACAACTATGAACACCTGACTGGCATAACAGGATGATTTACAGGAGACTGAACAGCTTACATCCATATCTTGGAAAATTTCAGGATTAAATAACCAAATCACAAGGGGATCTATGGTCCACCAGTAACAGGTAGGTACTTGGGGGAGATGAATTGGTTTCCTTACACCATCCAGCTTATTCTTTGCTTAGGATGTCAAGTTGTCAAGCCCCttgatcatatcataacaagggaTGGCAAATCCCAGCATCATATCCCAGCTAAATGCATTTATGCTTAGACACTAGTTAACAGACAGTAGAATGGAGGAAAAACTCAGAccacgcaaaaaaaaaaaaattataatgcttAACAAGTTCCCAAATGACTCTTAAGTTCCATGTGGTAAAAAGGTGGATATTGCCTCCTCATATACATGACTCTTATTTCAGATTCATAATACTTTTGAGAAATGTGGAAATACCTGCTCAGAATAGAGACGGAACTTTTCCATCCTGAGATCCTTCATGTCTACTGCAGCAGATGATTTAAGTTGATCATGTCTTGTACGTGTAGCCAAGCAAGGACTAAGGCTTGTTGATTCTGAGTTGATCGCATCAAATGCCTTTCCACAGTGCGAACAAATATTAGTACCAAAGTGTTGCTTGACCAAGCAGTGTGTGCATTTCAAGTTCACTACCAAATTGATATCCGCTATTTGATCAAGTATCTCCTGAGAAACGGCAGACAGAAATAAGAGGCTTATGCGTCTCAAAGGAAAAAAGTGCACTGCATATGCATGCATAAAATTGACATTAacttatatcaaataatataacagCCATCACTGGCAACTATGATAGTTTAACAGTACTCTGAAATTCCTAAACATGCACAAGATAATCAGAAACCAAAAATTAACCAAAAAAGAACAATAACAACAAATGAACATTTGCAAGGAAACCTTTATACTGGTAGCAGCATGGGAGATGAAGTTGAAAACAAGAATGCTAACCTAAATACCTTATAGACTAAATAAGTCGGTCCTAATTTTTAATGGACCTCTTAGCACTAGGGCAAGACTATTGGTGGCTCTCGGCACCAAGACCACATATAAAGATGATCGAACCATATGCAAACCAAATAAAGACATGAGTCAAGATCCAAATCATAACGAGCCGAACTAACCCTCCTGCTTGAAACAAATCCTAGATCTACTCAGATTAAGGATACTTATATTTTTGTGCTTATTTTTTAACATAATTTTGAAAAACCTCTAGAGTTTTAATTAGAGTCAAACTAGTGTCTAAAAGTCTCGATATTGTATAGATTGGACTAATTATTTTTCTAGTTAGACTCTTTCTGGGAGTTACAGTCTTATAACAAGGGCATTTTGTGGATACCAGATTAATtttgtatcatgtataatatagtAAGTCTGTTATATCCTACTCCATATAGAAATAGGATCATCAAACTAGATAGAACTTATATTATCAAATTATCTCACTTGCTcccctctttcttctcttccttaGCCTCACATGTtctgttctttcttctttttctctttctctatCAATCTCTTTCAAATATACTTCTTCAATTGAAGAAAGAAGATGCTTCATAAGAGAAGTGAAATCCTATCACTCTGCTTTTTCTTTCAAAGCATCTGCTATATGAACAAGAAACAAAACTGGTGTATACTTTGGCCAATTTATTTATAGTAACCACCATAGAAGGACAAGATTTTAAACCAAGACCTAAAAAAGACAAGATTTAAGGCAACTTAAAACCCAAAAAGAAGAAGGAATTGCGTGACAGAAACAACTTAAATCTTACAGCCTGAATCCTGGTTCGTGGGATTCCATCAAGAATGAATCCAGTTTCACCTCTCTGGTATCCTTCCTCGAGTCTTTTTGACAACAAGCCGAATACGATTTCCTGCGGCACCAGCCTCCCACCATTCATAGCATTCACAATCTTGAAAGAATTAAATAGAATTAATTAGCACCAAGACAACAAAAAAATCGAAACAATAAACTACATTCTAAATTTCGACCCAAAATTTCGCATCAAATTACTCCCATGTTTACTGTTTTT
It encodes the following:
- the LOC103970735 gene encoding probable adenylate kinase 7, mitochondrial isoform X1 — encoded protein: MAGICRLGTAATRSLARRMIAAPPHRRSFSAVALADYWTEWEEEEEEDKERCRHAMTAAEACGEREPGGVQWVFMGSPAAQRHVYATRVAKLLDVPYISMGSLVRQELNPSSCLYNQIVNAMNGGRLVPQEIVFGLLSKRLEEGYQRGETGFILDGIPRTRIQAEILDQIADINLVVNLKCTHCLVKQHFGTNICSHCGKAFDAINSESTSLSPCLATRTRHDQLKSSAAVDMKDLRMEKFRLYSEQIQLLEEYYRKQKKLLDVQVTGGPAETWRGLLAALHLQHMDTATAQKLTV
- the LOC103970735 gene encoding probable adenylate kinase 7, mitochondrial isoform X2 — protein: MAGICRLGTAATRSLARRMIAAPPHRRSFSAVALADYWTEWEEEEEEDKERCRHAMTAAEACGEREPGGVQWVFMGSPAAQRHVYATRVAKLLDVPYISMGSLVRQELNPSSCLYNQIVNAMNGGRLVPQEIVFGLLSKRLEEGYQRGETGFILDGIPRTRIQAAFDAINSESTSLSPCLATRTRHDQLKSSAAVDMKDLRMEKFRLYSEQIQLLEEYYRKQKKLLDVQVTGGPAETWRGLLAALHLQHMDTATAQKLTV